AAAACATTGCTGTGTAATAAGAGTTTTTAGCATATTTGCTATAACATAGCGTAAGTTTTGAAACCTTTGTTGCTTACGTTCCTTAACTAAATATTTGTCTTTATTGATCTTAGTTTTGCTGGTTCGGTTAGGTATGGGGATTATCTTGATCTTGAATGGCTTTTTTATTCCATCACTAATCTTAGACTATGCAATCTTAGAGTTGTATCCAACATTAGTCTGTTTTAGAAAAAAATTTGTAGAATTTCTGTAGCACTTATAATTATGAAGTTGACTTCCACAATTTATTGATGATTCATGATGATTATAACAATAAAAAATGAAAACTATCTATATGGATAATGTCATAAAACGTAGATTGAAATTAGAACAAAAAAAAACTCAAATTATTACTGAAGAAGCAAGACTTAAAATTCAAGAAAGAAAAGCTCGTACTCGTCGTTTAATTGAAATCGGCGGCTTAGTTGTTAAAGCTAAACTTGATGATTTACCCACTAACAGTTTACTAGGAGCTTTTGTTTCTTTAAAAGAAAAATTAATACAAAATCCTAATATCCAAGATCACTGGACTAAAATCGGCAAAAATATTTTTGATCAAAAATTAAATAATTAACGTCCATTATCTTAATGGGACTGTTGAAAAAGTTTTAAGTAATTTAAATACATTATAGTAAAATAAATTAAAAGTTATACTATATATGCTTATTTATCAAAACTACAGTGGTTTATACAAACAAAATGACTACAAAAATACTTTTTCAACAGTTCGCTGATATTAATACACATAACACTTTCAGGAGTTTCGCATTTAGCAAAATTGCGTATCAGCTAAAAGCCATCCGATGGATAGTCCACTTTTCGCTTTTCGCATGTTCCGTTACGGCAATCCAAATGATGACAAAGATTCTCAAGTATCTGCTCATATGCAAGGAGTTGTGACATAGTCCAATTAAATCGACTCAAAATATTATAGGCATTATTGATGTTAATATTAATATAAGCTGTATTAAACCTATAATTAGAGAGTAACTTTCTTAATCTTGTTTCCTGTGTCTTTTTATATTCATCGTGGTTTGCTGTACCAAATTCTGCTATATTATGCATCTCTCTGCTACGTATTTGTATTTCTATATTACGTTTATAGATATTAATTATGACATGTAAGGAACGGTAGCCATTATCCTTAGGATTAGTAATATAGTCTTTAAACTTCTTTACATCAACAGAATAAATATTGTAAATAATATCTAATACTTTATAACAGTCTTCTTTTTTATTAACTATAATCCTAAAAGCAATTAGGTCCTTCAATTCTTTCACAGTGGTAGCTTTTTTAAATATCTTCTTTAAAACAGAACAAGGAGATTTTAATCTGTAATGTATTTCAGCAGCTATATTAGCTTTATATAGTTTAGTGCTAATAGCAGCTATGATATTATGTAAATCATTAGTATTTATACCTTGCATAATTAACATTTATAATAAATTATAATACGTTTGTTATAAAATAATCAGCTTTTGATCCCTGTAATTAACTATTAACTCCACATTAGTACACTAAACTCCATAAAGAGATATAACTCTTGGAACTTTACTTTTAAATTTATGGAGGGAAAAAGCTGATTATTTTACAGTAACTTAAGTACAATATTTAACTCCCTGACCTTACTAATTTGGTAGAATGTATTAAAACTTAAAT
The sequence above is a segment of the Rickettsia sp. Oklahoma-10 genome. Coding sequences within it:
- a CDS encoding bifunctional (p)ppGpp synthetase/guanosine-3',5'-bis(diphosphate) 3'-pyrophosphohydrolase → MLIMQGINTNDLHNIIAAISTKLYKANIAAEIHYRLKSPCSVLKKIFKKATTVKELKDLIAFRIIVNKKEDCYKVLDIIYNIYSVDVKKFKDYITNPKDNGYRSLHVIINIYKRNIEIQIRSREMHNIAEFGTANHDEYKKTQETRLRKLLSNYRFNTAYINININNAYNILSRFNWTMSQLLAYEQILENLCHHLDCRNGTCEKRKVDYPSDGF
- a CDS encoding conjugal transfer protein TraD codes for the protein MKTIYMDNVIKRRLKLEQKKTQIITEEARLKIQERKARTRRLIEIGGLVVKAKLDDLPTNSLLGAFVSLKEKLIQNPNIQDHWTKIGKNIFDQKLNN